The Acidobacteriaceae bacterium genome contains the following window.
CTTTGTGATCTCGTGTGCCGCGGAGTTGCGAAGCAGGCGGCGGCCCGCGCAGCGGCGTTGAAGGTATGAAGTTCAAAGGCCGCGAGTGATCGCGGCCTTTGCTTTATTCACAATTCACTTTCACTGCGCTATCCCAGCGTCTCCAGCAACTTCGCGACGGTCCGGTTCAGGTCCTTGTCGTGGCGGCGTTGTTCGTCTATCTTCGCGATCGAGTGCATCACCGTGGTGTGGTGCTTGCCGCCGAACTGCCGACCGATCTCAGGCAGCGAGGCCTCGGTGAGCTGCTTGGCGAGATACATCGCGATCTGCCGCGGCACCACGATCTGGCGCGAGTTGTTCTTCTGCTTCAGCTCGGCAACGCGCATGCCGAACGACTCGGCAACCGCCCGCTGGATCGCTTCAATCGTGATCTTGCGGACCTGCGTGTCGATGATGTGCTTGAGGCAGTGCTGCGCGTTGGGCAGCGTGATCTCCGCGCCCTGCATGGATGACCACGCGATGAGGCGGTTGAGCGCGCCCTCGAGCTCGCGGATGTTGGTCCGCACATTGCCGGCGATGAACAGGGCCACTTCGGTCGGAAGTGCGATCCGCTCCTGCTCGGCCTTGCGCTGCAGGATGGCAACCTTGGTCTCGAGATCGGGAGGTTGAATGTCGACGACCAGGCCCCACTCGAAGCGCGAGCGCAGGCGGTCTTCGAAGTCGTTCAGCTCTTTAGGCGAGCGGTCCGAGGAGATGACGATCTGCTTGGAGGTCTCATGCAGCGCGTTGAAGGTGTGGAAGAACTCCTCCTGCGTGCGCTCCTTGCCGGCGAGGAACTGGATGTCGTCGATCAGCAGGACGTCGACCGTGCGGAACTTGTCCCGGAAGGTCGTCATCTTGTCGTAGCGCACAGAGTTGATCATCTCGTTGGTGAACTTCTCGCCCGAGATGTAACTGATCGCCGCGTGCGGCGTGCGCGTCTTCACAAGATGGCCTACTGCGTGCATCAGGTGAGTCTTGCCCATGCCCACGCCGCCGTACATGAACAGCGGATTGTAGGCCTTCGCGGGCCGCTCAGCGACGGCCTGCGCAGCAGCATGCGCAAACTGATTCCCGCTGCCGATTACAAAGCCGTCGAACTGATAGCGAGGATTGAGCTGCGCCGCGGTGTTCCAGTCGAAGCGAGCCTGCTCCGGTCCTGGCGCTGCCGGTCCCGGGCGGGAGTTGTTGCGTGTGATGTTGGCATTGTGCGCGGACTGTGGAGCGAAGCCTCCATCTTCACGCTGCGGCCGCGGCGCCTCCTGCGGCGGTATCTCGAAGATGACGTTGTCCAGGTCGAGGCCGAGTGTCTCAATCGCTTCGTAGATGTGATCGCCGTAGCGATCGCCGACGTGCTGAAACGCCGCTGAGGGGATGCGCACGTGCAGTGTGCGCCCATTGATGTGCGAGAACCGCGTGGGCTTTAGCCAGGTCTCAAAGCTCTGACGATTGATCTTCTTTTCCAGCGCGCCGAGAATTCGAACCCACTGGTTCAGCACGGTAGCTGGGACCGGCTCAAATGACATCGTGAATCTTCCTTAGTGTCCTAGACGTTCTTGAGGAGCTAAAGCAAGCAAGCGGCGAAGGGTGAAGGTGAAACAAAAACTGCATAAACACAATAGTAGGGCAGCTCCGCGACACGTTCACGCGGAGGAGAACGGAACCCTGAGATTGGTTTTGAATTCCGACGCTGCCATAGGCACCGCCGGAGAGTGAATCAACAGACCCGGTCGGAACTCAAGGCGGAGTGCTTTTGCACTCCACGAACGGAGTTGATAGTAGCACGCATTCCGAGGGTGTTCAGCAACTCAAAAAACTCAAAAATGCGAAAGAGAGACCGTTTGCACCAGAGTCGGTGAAGATTTGGATGTGGGCCAAAAAATGCTTACACGAACGGTTCAGGAGATGATCACCTGTCCATCATAGAATTGCCGATCGGGAGCGACTTCGGTATACTCAATAGTGCTGCCATATGCCTGCGCGCATGCGACTGAATGCCGCTCGTGCAAGGTGACTAACGAGTCTCTCTGGTAGAGGGGCGCCCGCAGCAGACAGCCTTACAAGATTTCTTCAGAACAGGATACGACGATGCCTAAGCGCACCTTTCAACCAAATCGCCGCCGCCGGAGCAAGGTTCACGGCTTTCTGAGCCGCATGGCCACCAAGGCCGGCGCTGCCGTGCTCAGCCGCCGCCGCGCCAAGGGCCGCCACAAGATTGCGGTCTCGGCCGGCTACCGCGACTAGTTCTCGCGAGAGCTTTCTTCAGTTCGCGAAGCTTTTTTGAGTTTCTTCTCGAACGCGCGCTCCGGAGGGATTTTCCTCCAGGGCGCGTTTCTGTGTTGGAGCAACCTGCCGCGCGCAACTCGGTCGCACTGCATCTCAGCCGCGATCCCAACGATGAGCGACCATGACCTCCTCCACGAACTTCCGCCTGCGAAAACACGCCGACTACCAGCGCGTGTACAAGGCAGGCCGCAAGCAGTTCGGCCGGCAGATGGCGTACTTCTCGGCGCTCCGCGATGCTGACGCTGCCGCGCGCTCCGAGACCACGGGACCGCGCGTTGGACTGACCGTTCCGAAGGCACTCGGCAAGGCCGTCGCACGCAATCGCATCAAGCGCAGGCTGCGCGAGGCCGTCCGCGGCGCGCTGCCGCTGCTCTCCGCACCCGTGGACGTTGTGCTGCATCCGAAGCGCACTGTGCTCGAAGCTGACTTCACCCTCATCCAGCGCGAGGTCGAGACGATCTTCCGCAGCGTGCAGGCCGCGGCGGAGAACCCGGTCGCCCCATCAGCAACCCGTCGAAGCAACAAACCGGTAGCTCAGCCCCTCGGCGCCGGGATATCGCGGTGAATCGAGAGCGCCGCCGCGAGCTCCAGGCTGCCTGGCTGCTCGGCGTCTACAAACGCGTCTTATCTCCGATGCTGCACGCGGTCTCTGTTTCGCAATGCAAATATCTCCCTACATGCAGCGAGTACGCCTACGTCGCCGTTGTGCGGCATGGATGGATTCGTGGCGGCTGGCTTGCCCTGCGCCGGCTGGCGCGGTGTCATCCCTTCAGCAAGGGCGGCCTCGATCCAGTGCCGTGATTAGATCGCCCGGCGAAACCTGACAGTCCCTTCAAACGTAGTCATTTACCATGGACAATAGCGAACTCCGCGCCCGACGCGCAGATTCAACGATAGGAAGTTCTTCCCTTGCCAGAGTTTCGTAACCCCAATGCAGGCGGCGCCGGAAGCCAGGACAACCGCTCTTTTCTCGTCATGTTCGTCGTCATGATGGGCGTGATCTTCGGCGTCCAGTACTGGCGCATGAAGACCAACCCGCCTGCCCCGCAGAACGCGCCCGCCACTACGCAGTCCGCTGCCCAGACGAACGCGCCCGCGCAGTCGAACGCAGCCGCGCAAACCGCCGCCAACGCAGCGACGCAGACGCCTGCGGTTCAGGCCTCTGCCGCCACCGAGACCGTCGTCGAGAACGAGCTGTACCGCATTACCTTTTCGAACCGCGGCGGCGACGTCACCTCCTGGATCCTGAGGCGTCAGAAGGATCAGGACGGTAAGCCGCTCGATCTGGTCGATCACGTCGCTTCCGCGAAGTTCGGCTATCCGATGTCGCTCTACACATACGACTCGGGGCTGAACCAGACGCTGGCCAACGCGATGTTTGTTCCCTCCGCGACGGGAACCCTCGAGGCGCCGTCGACGCTGAGCTTCCACTACGCAGCCAACGGCCTCGATGTGACGAAGACCTTTACCTTCGGCCAGGATTACCTCATCCACGCCGACACGCTCGTACTCAAGAACGGCGCTCCGGTGCGCGCGCTGCTCTCCTGGCCTTCGGGCACGGGCGATCTGGTGGTCCCGCACCTGCAGGGCAGCCACTACCCGTCCGACACTTCGGTCGACACCATGCAGAACGGCAAGGACGACCATATCGCCTCCAAGAAGGTGGCTGGCGGAGCCACGCTGAACGGCCCGTTCGACTTTGCCGGTGTAAGCGATCAATACTTCGCCGCCACCATCCTGCCGGACCACACCCAGACCGCCACAGCCGTCACACTGCACAATCAGCTCTCCCTGAATGACCTCGAGCGTGCCGCGGGCAAGCCCGTGGGCAAGGACGTTCAGCTTCCGATCATCGGTGCGGCCGTCGGCGACATCTCCGGGCACAACCAGGAGCGCGTCTTCGTCGGCCCGAAGTACCTGAAGCTGCTGAAAAGCATCAAGACGGTCGATGGCTATTCGCTCGAGCCGCTGCTGAACTTCGGCTTCTGGGGACCCGTCGCGAAGTATCTGTTCGTCGGGCTGCAGACAGTTCATTCCTGGATCGCCCCTTCGAACGCGACTGCGAACACTCCTCATGACTTCTCTTGGGGATGGGCGATCGTTCTCTTCACTGTCCTGATCTACATGTTCCTGGTGCCGCTGCGCTTCCAGAGCATGAAGGGCATGCTCAAAATGCAGCGGATTCAGCCGCAGATTGACGCGATCAAGGCCAGGTACGGGAATCCGAAGCCTACCAGCCCAAAGATGGGCGAGATGAACGCCGAAATCATGGATCTGCAGAAGAAAAACGGCGTCAGCATGTTCGGCGGTTGCATCCCAACCCTTGTCCAGCTCCCGCTGCTGTTTGCCTTCTTCGAGATGATGGAGAAGGTGGTCGAGCTTCGTCAGTCTCACTGGTTCTGGATCAAGGACCTGAGCCAGCCGGACCCCTACCACATTCTGCCGATCGTCATGGTTGTGACCAGCTTCCTCGTGCAGTTCTATACGCCCTCACCCGGCGTCGACCCCGCACAGCAGCGCATGATGGCCTTCATGATGCCGGCCTTCTCCGGCTACTGGACCTGGTACTACGCCGCAGGGCTCGCACTCTACTGGAACGTCGGTAACTTCATCATGGTCGGCCAGCAGCTCGTCCTGAACCGAACGGCGCTCGGCAAGGAGATGCGGGAGATCCAGCTCAAGCGGGCTGAAGCCAAGGCCAGGGCCAAAGCGGCTCCCAAGACCATTGCGGGGAGGCGATAACCATTGCCCTGGGCTGCACGGCCAATGAAGTTTGCGTCATACTGGATGCCCATACTTCCCGGCATGCGACGGAAGTCCAAAAAGAGGTTTTGCGAAGAGTTTGCCTGTTCGTTTTGAGTTCGTTGGTGTCGGGCCTGCAAGGCAGCCTGTCGTTCCAATCTTCTGTCTAAAGCAACCTACCTATTTCCCGAGGACATAAAGACCCATGGAAGACCTCGCCCAGGCGGCTGAACGAGTAGCCTCCCTGATGCGCATCCTGACCTCGACCGGAGGTCTTCGGCTCAAGTACCGGATCACCGCCGGCGCCGGCGCGGCCGATCCTGACGGCTTCGAGCGCCGCGACATCTACGTGGAGTGCAAAGGTCCGGACGCCGGGCTTCTTCTCGATCGCGACGGCGAACTGCTGCGCGCGCTCGAGCACATCACGGCCAAGGTCCTGCGCCTCGAGCCCGAGGAGCACGACCGCATCTCCTTCGACGCCGACGGCTACAAGGCCGCGCGCGTTCGCCATCTCCGCCGCCTCGCCGACGACGCCATCGACCGGGTGGACGACACCAATCGCCCCTACAGCTTCCCCCCCATGAGCTCCCGCGAGCGCCGCATGCTGCACCTCTTCCTGCGCGACAGCGGCCTCCAGACGGCCAGCTCCGGCGAGGGTCCCCGCCGCTTCGTTGTCCTCTATCCTGAGGGCTACCGCATCCCCCCGGAGGGCGAACGTGAGCGCTCCGGCTACGGCGACCGTGGAGGCTATGGCCGCGGCCGCGGACCGCGCCGCGGTGGTGGTGGCGGCGGTCGCCGGTACTAAATCAAAGCAAATTCTCACTTCCGAGAGCCGCTGGTTCACTATCCAGCGGCTTTTGCTTTGCTCCTCGAAAGCCTCGCCCTTGCGTCACGCGGCTCGGGACGCATTTTCCGGCACGTCCTCGGTGCAGTTGTTGAGATCACGGGACTTCATTCAACCGCGTCTGCACTGAATTAACGCGCATTGCCCACACTTCTGACCCAGCCTTCTCACCTGCCTGTGCGACCGGCTGTGGGGAACGGGGAAAACGCCGTACCGAACCCGAAGCTCCGTCCCTGACTTCCAACCTCTTCGTTCTTCCGCAGCCGATTTTGGAAAGCAGGGACGCCCGTTTTTCGCGGCCTTTTGTGCGTCCGGACGGCTTATCCACTCTTCCACGCCAAACGACTACGACGACTGTCTTCTCTCTTTCTTTAAGACTTAATAAGTCTTCTTAACCCTCGCGCCGACACATCTGAGATTCGCCTTCCTCGCTACCCCTCTACCCCTCTACCCCTCTACCCTCTACCCGCCTGACGTAACACCCACAACACACCCTCGTTATGCACAGAAGATCGCCCTCGCGCGAAACACCTCGCTCGACCTAGAATCATCACAACCCAGAGTTGGCTATCACCTCGCGCTTTTCAAATGCGCCACCTCAGGGTGTAGTACGCAGGAGACCCAAGTGTCCTCAGCAACCATTACGCCGCCTGCCGAACGAGGGAGAACCGAAACCGTGTCTACAGCAGCCAACATGCCCGACGCAGCGCCCACCGGCAACCTGGAGATCACGGTCTCGCGAGCAGAGCTGCTGCGCGAGCTCACCGCCGCTCAGTCCGTCGTCGAGCGCAAGACGAC
Protein-coding sequences here:
- the dnaA gene encoding chromosomal replication initiator protein DnaA, encoding MSFEPVPATVLNQWVRILGALEKKINRQSFETWLKPTRFSHINGRTLHVRIPSAAFQHVGDRYGDHIYEAIETLGLDLDNVIFEIPPQEAPRPQREDGGFAPQSAHNANITRNNSRPGPAAPGPEQARFDWNTAAQLNPRYQFDGFVIGSGNQFAHAAAQAVAERPAKAYNPLFMYGGVGMGKTHLMHAVGHLVKTRTPHAAISYISGEKFTNEMINSVRYDKMTTFRDKFRTVDVLLIDDIQFLAGKERTQEEFFHTFNALHETSKQIVISSDRSPKELNDFEDRLRSRFEWGLVVDIQPPDLETKVAILQRKAEQERIALPTEVALFIAGNVRTNIRELEGALNRLIAWSSMQGAEITLPNAQHCLKHIIDTQVRKITIEAIQRAVAESFGMRVAELKQKNNSRQIVVPRQIAMYLAKQLTEASLPEIGRQFGGKHHTTVMHSIAKIDEQRRHDKDLNRTVAKLLETLG
- the rpmH gene encoding 50S ribosomal protein L34, whose protein sequence is MPKRTFQPNRRRRSKVHGFLSRMATKAGAAVLSRRRAKGRHKIAVSAGYRD
- the rnpA gene encoding ribonuclease P protein component, whose translation is MTSSTNFRLRKHADYQRVYKAGRKQFGRQMAYFSALRDADAAARSETTGPRVGLTVPKALGKAVARNRIKRRLREAVRGALPLLSAPVDVVLHPKRTVLEADFTLIQREVETIFRSVQAAAENPVAPSATRRSNKPVAQPLGAGISR
- the yidD gene encoding membrane protein insertion efficiency factor YidD, giving the protein MNRERRRELQAAWLLGVYKRVLSPMLHAVSVSQCKYLPTCSEYAYVAVVRHGWIRGGWLALRRLARCHPFSKGGLDPVP
- the yidC gene encoding membrane protein insertase YidC, translating into MPEFRNPNAGGAGSQDNRSFLVMFVVMMGVIFGVQYWRMKTNPPAPQNAPATTQSAAQTNAPAQSNAAAQTAANAATQTPAVQASAATETVVENELYRITFSNRGGDVTSWILRRQKDQDGKPLDLVDHVASAKFGYPMSLYTYDSGLNQTLANAMFVPSATGTLEAPSTLSFHYAANGLDVTKTFTFGQDYLIHADTLVLKNGAPVRALLSWPSGTGDLVVPHLQGSHYPSDTSVDTMQNGKDDHIASKKVAGGATLNGPFDFAGVSDQYFAATILPDHTQTATAVTLHNQLSLNDLERAAGKPVGKDVQLPIIGAAVGDISGHNQERVFVGPKYLKLLKSIKTVDGYSLEPLLNFGFWGPVAKYLFVGLQTVHSWIAPSNATANTPHDFSWGWAIVLFTVLIYMFLVPLRFQSMKGMLKMQRIQPQIDAIKARYGNPKPTSPKMGEMNAEIMDLQKKNGVSMFGGCIPTLVQLPLLFAFFEMMEKVVELRQSHWFWIKDLSQPDPYHILPIVMVVTSFLVQFYTPSPGVDPAQQRMMAFMMPAFSGYWTWYYAAGLALYWNVGNFIMVGQQLVLNRTALGKEMREIQLKRAEAKARAKAAPKTIAGRR
- a CDS encoding R3H domain-containing nucleic acid-binding protein encodes the protein MEDLAQAAERVASLMRILTSTGGLRLKYRITAGAGAADPDGFERRDIYVECKGPDAGLLLDRDGELLRALEHITAKVLRLEPEEHDRISFDADGYKAARVRHLRRLADDAIDRVDDTNRPYSFPPMSSRERRMLHLFLRDSGLQTASSGEGPRRFVVLYPEGYRIPPEGERERSGYGDRGGYGRGRGPRRGGGGGGRRY